In Nitrosomonas ureae, the sequence GAGAAATAGTGCTCTGGCCCTGGCAGATATTTTCATTAGCCTCGAAAGATGAGCAATTGGTTGAGCTGGATCGTTTGTGCCGCGCAATTCATGCATCGAATTATTATTTCAATCATCCTTACCCATCGGATAACTTGTTTGTCGAAGTTCATCCGCGTTTGCTCGAGAGTGTCAAAGACGACCACGGACAGGCATTTGAAAACTTTCTTGACTTGATCGGCGTAAGAACTTCCCGGGTAGTGATCGAGATTCCCGTCACGGTTAATCGCAACTGGAAATTACTCCGGCATGTGATCGCCAACTATCGCTCCCGCAGTTATTTGATTGCAGCCAATTACAGCATTGGTTGCAGTGACTGGATGATAAAACTAGGGAGCCTGTATCCCAATATCGTGCGCATTACTGCCAATGATCTGATTCAGCAGGAAGACATCCCCTCACTGGTGGACGCCATTCATAATGCGGGTGCCAGCTTACTGGTGCGAGAAATCGAAACATCGATTCAATTTGCGACTGCCCTCAAAGCCAACGCGGATTATTTGCAGGGAAATTTACTCCGCCAACCTGAGCAGGCCATCAACACGCGCGATCTTTTACATCGTATCTAATGCAGCAAATAGAAACAGTTAACCCTTGCAAATGGAATAACCTACAAAGGAGTCCGATTTGAACAATTTTAAGCAACACAGCATTTTGCCGGGTTTTAATCTGGCGCTCGGATTTACGCTGCTGTATTTGAGTTTAATCGTTTTGATACCGCTTTCAGCGGCATTCATCCGTACCGCCGAACTGACCTGGTCCGAGTTCTGGACCATCGTTACGACACCGCGAGTGGTGGCCTCCTATCGACTGACTTTCGGTGTTTCGTTTGCGGCTGCTCTTGTCAATGCATTTTTTGGTCTGTTAGTGGCGTGGGTATTGGTGCGTTATCATTTTCCCGGTAAAAAAATAATCGATGCTTTAGTCGATCTCCCCTTCGCACTGCCGACCGCCGTGGCCGGAATTGCTCTAACCGCGCTGTATTCCCGTAATGGCTGGATCGGTCAGTATCTCGAGCCATTGGGAATCAAAGTGGCTTTCACGCCGTTAGGAATTTTTGTAGCACTGACGTTTATTGGATTGCCGTTTGTCGTGCGTACCGTACAACCGGTACTCGAAGATATTGAGGCCGAATTAGAAGAAGCAGCGGCTACGCTTGGCGCCAATCGCTGGCAAACCTTCGCGCATGTGATCTTTCCTATCTTATTTCCCGCCTTGATGACCGGTTTTGCACTGG encodes:
- a CDS encoding EAL domain-containing protein, which produces MNASVKHPHTIKDEFELIQSATDYYLQRDEKGWISGRFFQHELISIFQPVFSVSQGQTMGHAAYIRAKADGEIVLWPWQIFSLASKDEQLVELDRLCRAIHASNYYFNHPYPSDNLFVEVHPRLLESVKDDHGQAFENFLDLIGVRTSRVVIEIPVTVNRNWKLLRHVIANYRSRSYLIAANYSIGCSDWMIKLGSLYPNIVRITANDLIQQEDIPSLVDAIHNAGASLLVREIETSIQFATALKANADYLQGNLLRQPEQAINTRDLLHRI
- the cysT gene encoding sulfate ABC transporter permease subunit CysT, whose amino-acid sequence is MNNFKQHSILPGFNLALGFTLLYLSLIVLIPLSAAFIRTAELTWSEFWTIVTTPRVVASYRLTFGVSFAAALVNAFFGLLVAWVLVRYHFPGKKIIDALVDLPFALPTAVAGIALTALYSRNGWIGQYLEPLGIKVAFTPLGIFVALTFIGLPFVVRTVQPVLEDIEAELEEAAATLGANRWQTFAHVIFPILFPALMTGFALAFARAIGEYGSVIFIAGNMPMVSEITPLLIVTKLEQYDYAGATALSVVMLVISFILLLIINLLQWWSRRRSARA